The proteins below come from a single Lactobacillus johnsonii genomic window:
- a CDS encoding fructose-specific PTS transporter subunit EIIC has protein sequence MTQYDLVGATGCATGVAHTFMAEEALEKAAEKLGYSIKIETHGQTGVEHELSPEEIKNAKGVVIASDVDVDPDRFAGKRAVIVPVAKGIKEPETLIKEALNPDTPIYKPGQPAKKSSTAGNSAENLGTKIYTSLMNGVSHMLPFVVAGGVLIAVSFFWGIYSADPKSSQYNQFAYMLNTIGSTTMGLMVPVLGAFIAEALAKRSGLVVGFAAGMITSVGGGGFLGAIIGGYLAAIVVLLLQRLLKPLPDKEFRGLKSIFLLPVLGVFITGAIMFWLNGPIKAINTGMMSWLKGFENSSPILLGIIIGVMCASDFGGPINKAAYVTGTALLAQGNYYFMAGVSAACIAPPLATGFAVLLNKKAYSKNERTAGYVNFLLGSTHITEGAIPFAAKHPLWNIPAFMVGSAIAAALTYISKIQVPAPHGGFIILPLVNKPFLWVLWIVIGSFISGILLALIAGRFAKREPEFEDGPDLDVFGEEENVKKPKTVEKNNAVTDYNPNDILETQNIEVNVDVPNKDSALKYLANLAVKNGLATSSQAVYDKYLVREKENSTGMTDGFAIPHAQSAAIKQSAMLILKLKNPIEWDSLDGQKIDTVISFLIPEKDSKKHLQYLSNTAKLLTHQDFIEKLKKAQTPEEIKNLFANN, from the coding sequence AACTGGTGTAGCACATACTTTTATGGCTGAAGAAGCATTAGAGAAGGCTGCTGAAAAATTAGGGTATTCAATTAAAATTGAAACCCATGGTCAAACGGGTGTTGAGCATGAACTTTCACCAGAAGAAATAAAGAATGCTAAGGGTGTAGTGATTGCTTCAGATGTAGATGTTGATCCAGACCGTTTTGCTGGTAAAAGAGCGGTGATTGTACCCGTTGCCAAAGGAATAAAAGAGCCAGAGACACTAATTAAGGAAGCCCTAAATCCTGATACACCTATTTACAAACCTGGACAACCAGCTAAAAAATCTTCTACAGCTGGAAATAGCGCTGAAAATTTAGGAACTAAAATTTACACGTCTTTAATGAATGGTGTTTCCCACATGTTACCTTTTGTTGTAGCAGGTGGTGTGCTAATTGCTGTCTCATTTTTCTGGGGAATTTATTCTGCTGATCCTAAGAGCAGTCAGTATAATCAATTTGCTTATATGTTAAATACAATTGGTAGTACGACGATGGGATTAATGGTCCCAGTTTTAGGGGCTTTTATTGCTGAAGCGTTAGCTAAAAGATCAGGCCTAGTCGTTGGTTTTGCGGCTGGGATGATTACAAGTGTTGGCGGCGGTGGTTTCTTAGGAGCTATTATTGGTGGTTATCTAGCAGCAATTGTAGTTCTCTTACTTCAGAGATTGTTAAAACCACTTCCTGATAAAGAATTTAGAGGACTAAAGTCAATTTTTTTACTTCCAGTTTTAGGTGTATTCATTACTGGAGCAATTATGTTTTGGCTCAATGGACCAATTAAAGCAATTAATACGGGTATGATGTCCTGGTTAAAGGGATTTGAAAATTCTAGTCCAATTCTTTTAGGAATTATTATTGGTGTAATGTGTGCATCTGACTTTGGTGGACCAATTAATAAGGCTGCTTATGTAACAGGTACAGCCTTACTAGCACAAGGTAACTACTACTTTATGGCCGGTGTATCTGCTGCATGTATTGCTCCACCTTTAGCAACTGGCTTTGCAGTTTTATTAAATAAGAAGGCATATTCCAAGAATGAACGTACAGCTGGTTATGTTAATTTTCTACTAGGATCAACCCATATTACGGAGGGTGCTATTCCATTTGCTGCAAAGCATCCTTTATGGAATATTCCTGCATTTATGGTTGGATCAGCAATTGCGGCAGCCTTGACTTATATCTCTAAAATTCAAGTTCCAGCCCCTCATGGCGGATTCATTATTTTACCATTAGTTAACAAACCATTTTTATGGGTATTATGGATCGTAATTGGTTCATTCATTTCAGGAATCTTATTAGCTTTGATTGCTGGTAGATTTGCAAAAAGAGAGCCAGAATTTGAAGATGGCCCTGATCTAGATGTATTTGGTGAAGAAGAAAATGTCAAAAAGCCTAAAACTGTAGAAAAAAATAATGCTGTTACGGACTATAATCCAAATGATATTTTGGAAACGCAAAATATTGAAGTAAATGTTGATGTACCCAATAAAGACTCAGCTTTAAAATACCTAGCTAATTTAGCAGTGAAAAATGGGTTGGCTACTAGTAGTCAAGCTGTCTATGATAAGTATTTAGTTCGTGAAAAAGAAAATTCTACTGGAATGACAGATGGCTTTGCTATCCCGCATGCACAATCTGCAGCTATTAAACAGTCAGCTATGTTAATTTTAAAGCTAAAGAATCCGATTGAGTGGGATTCTTTAGACGGTCAAAAGATTGATACTGTAATTTCATTTTTGATTCCTGAAAAGGATAGTAAGAAGCACTTACAATATTTGTCTAATACGGCTAAATTGTTAACACATCAAGATTTCATTGAGAAACTTAAAAAAGCTCAGACACCAGAAGAAATTAAAAATTTGTTTGCTAACAACTAA
- a CDS encoding M13 family metallopeptidase, which yields MALLNVRGGAGDITKPDLNARPQDNLYLAVNSEWIEKAKIPSDRSRISSFDGIDLNIEKSLMQDFADFADGKKKLPNVPNFEKAVELYKIANNFDKRNEDGAKPIKADLEEITSLRNLTDLNLRVADFYKNAFDLPISVSVDADMKDTKVHVVYFGGPGLFLPDTTTYDNPAAADLLKVLQDQSENLLKMADVSEEDAKKYVEGALKFDKKLSKVLKSTEEWADYPAMYNPMPLSEFEDKFDSFKIDNFLSNLFTQKPEKIIVTEPRFLDHVEELINEDNFDEIKGWMVVKFINGVAAYLSQDFREAAFPFSQALSGQPELSSGTKQAYRLANGMFSEVVGVYYGQTYFGAEAKADVEDMIHKMIDVYEKRISENDWLSEDTKKKAIVKLRALILKIGYPEKIEEIYDRLQVVPEAEGGSLYSNESAAAVESVKYNLEKLTQPVDRTVWLMPGNLVNACYDPQRNDITFPAAILQKPFYDLKQSRSLNYGGIGVVIAHEISHAFDNNGAKFDEFGNLKNWWTDEDFEEFKKRTQAEIDLFNGIEYGPVTLNGKQIVSENIADQGGLTAAVEANKGEDGNMKEVFENFARVWANKQLPESIKTQVSVDVHAPGPERANVQSQCQEEFYKAFDVKPEDGMWLDPEKRVVIW from the coding sequence ATGGCATTACTCAATGTACGTGGCGGTGCTGGTGATATTACTAAGCCCGATCTTAATGCAAGACCACAAGATAATCTTTACTTAGCAGTGAATTCTGAATGGATTGAAAAAGCAAAAATTCCTTCAGACCGTTCAAGAATTAGTTCTTTTGATGGTATTGATTTGAACATTGAAAAGAGCTTAATGCAAGATTTTGCGGATTTTGCAGATGGTAAAAAGAAATTGCCAAATGTTCCTAATTTTGAAAAAGCAGTTGAACTTTACAAAATTGCTAATAACTTTGACAAGAGAAATGAAGATGGGGCAAAGCCAATTAAAGCTGACCTTGAAGAAATCACTAGTTTACGTAATTTAACTGATCTTAACTTAAGAGTAGCTGATTTTTACAAGAATGCTTTTGACTTACCAATCAGTGTGTCAGTTGATGCTGACATGAAGGATACTAAAGTTCATGTTGTGTACTTTGGCGGACCTGGTTTATTCTTGCCTGATACTACTACCTACGACAATCCTGCAGCAGCTGATTTATTGAAGGTATTACAAGATCAATCTGAAAACTTACTTAAGATGGCTGATGTAAGTGAAGAAGATGCTAAGAAGTATGTAGAAGGTGCATTGAAGTTTGATAAGAAACTTTCTAAGGTGCTTAAGTCAACTGAAGAATGGGCAGATTACCCAGCAATGTACAATCCAATGCCTTTATCTGAATTTGAAGATAAGTTTGATAGCTTTAAGATTGACAACTTCTTAAGTAATTTATTTACTCAAAAGCCTGAGAAGATTATTGTCACTGAACCAAGATTTTTAGATCATGTTGAGGAATTGATCAACGAAGATAATTTTGATGAAATTAAAGGCTGGATGGTTGTTAAGTTTATTAATGGTGTAGCTGCATATCTTTCTCAAGACTTCCGTGAAGCTGCTTTTCCATTTAGTCAAGCTTTATCAGGACAACCTGAATTATCTTCTGGTACTAAGCAAGCTTACCGTTTAGCTAATGGTATGTTTAGCGAAGTAGTTGGTGTGTACTACGGTCAAACTTACTTTGGCGCTGAAGCTAAGGCTGACGTAGAAGATATGATTCATAAGATGATTGACGTTTATGAAAAACGTATCTCTGAAAATGATTGGCTATCTGAAGACACCAAGAAAAAAGCAATTGTTAAATTACGTGCTTTAATTTTGAAGATTGGTTATCCAGAAAAGATTGAAGAAATCTATGATCGTCTTCAAGTTGTCCCTGAAGCAGAAGGTGGTAGCCTTTACTCTAATGAAAGCGCAGCTGCTGTAGAATCAGTTAAGTATAATCTTGAAAAATTAACGCAACCGGTTGATCGAACTGTATGGCTCATGCCTGGTAACTTAGTAAATGCATGTTACGATCCACAGAGAAATGATATTACTTTCCCAGCTGCAATTTTGCAAAAGCCATTCTATGACTTGAAACAATCTCGTAGCTTAAACTACGGTGGTATTGGTGTTGTTATTGCACACGAAATTTCTCACGCCTTTGACAACAACGGTGCTAAATTTGATGAATTTGGTAACTTGAAGAACTGGTGGACAGACGAAGACTTTGAGGAATTTAAGAAACGTACTCAAGCCGAAATTGACTTATTTAATGGTATTGAATATGGTCCAGTTACCTTGAATGGTAAGCAGATTGTTTCTGAAAATATTGCTGACCAAGGTGGTTTGACTGCAGCTGTTGAAGCTAATAAGGGTGAAGATGGAAACATGAAGGAAGTATTTGAAAACTTTGCTCGTGTTTGGGCAAACAAGCAACTTCCTGAATCGATTAAGACACAAGTTTCAGTTGATGTTCATGCTCCTGGTCCTGAAAGAGCTAACGTTCAATCACAATGCCAAGAAGAGTTCTACAAGGCATTTGATGTTAAGCCAGAAGATGGTATGTGGTTAGATCCAGAAAAACGTGTTGTGATTTGGTAA